The following are encoded together in the Hydractinia symbiolongicarpus strain clone_291-10 chromosome 14, HSymV2.1, whole genome shotgun sequence genome:
- the LOC130626061 gene encoding interferon-induced very large GTPase 1-like: protein MDFENISYIQQPLQLVSELRGDRLVTLSWKSFDADKLDFKISYQVQIKKNNERQWHDRNEHKDKTQNKICFENLDYDTLYSCRVRACGGSFISRWSEELFISTNKLQEPKDVSISFTDTAETTLYWNEDSEVTEKRLYELSYTLGSNSTTRSMNIENVSKDKHGFCIVKFQLDLENKMDYEYKLMISTEYGDSEWSMKASRNNEQDDLFIEDISTSIKDDVTYEDIMWTISHANTIVESETHETLAPDRKTAVLRLLQSIIMMDYTSINQLIKWKDEKGEQTGHYHPMDLIHTVILKSSAANRQKLFKKLAFCKLAVPVLSVSGFEEGKDEALFFDTSLHHIPVSWIEKTGHLVEGNAINANITVVSMLRMGEISLSKSSIGNDILGFKKHALKGSCGFFNKNAMSSMRVRVKSEGNVEALWYEQIGKPADFSESFTLLNLRGDALSHADTASVMVANSDVVIMFVEESMFTKINYRGVLEQIAHQVKKTESNPRLIVVITEITRDRFKSQQRLFRDISSNLGCKIVEPESKELLPFLRKEIQDYLNTERSPKPLMDRFSVEEGIELESKQIPYASESNDTASTMLRDLVAIGDKTNEGERNEARKDLLPLQSKVKAYADAQRKSNRSPDIEIRKQKSNEMIAIREEQFKLVNNDFPLFIKKFATFLLEQVVDSACSAYVKNIQNSLDEWCKQRLTQLRQQYTVAVNAYQKCKEEDDKKRKEAEYGKLEESEETKAASKECKNLMHTIISMSVGIENVLREIAQIYEIIASQPDNDNRTAQLKLSHSKFPEMAARFLLDGIAIEIMDGDGLSSPVDWLSAVLTNANTMLKQKLNIAKDPRIAVITVLGTQSTGKSTLLNTMFGMQFPVSAGRCTRGAFMQLIPVEIKDWPYDALIIIDTEGLAAPEFRDSETHDNEIATFVIGISDLTIINVFGELPTGIENFLQISTCALMRMNLVNFQPHCVFVHQQCDSTAFDKNLTNRQSFLQQMDETVKLQAKSMGQESRFQSFKDILDLSLEQDFFYFPSLLEGSPPMSPPDFWYSQAACRLRDYILKVLEQKDDAMTIPEFSTKLGEIWFRVLQENYVLSLRHKAELEVRHEIEQKRSEWKLHIFSKMNAEVEKYRKMMQAYANSHREDKDFISALIERYGKYVDNITDCAHKELELEENRFHAFINSRIIHKVIFKDWEERTISFMREYLERTLREARSRLQKCHNYNKEEQAWQDEISKACSSLYEEARTLALSMLLTREQTQNHGSEFSQGEIDVEFRGFWERITNNVVKESSLDRYKVENINRKFLGSLLDQFEYQNGFNRVNENFADLTKPIDIRWVKMSHIDFKRWKHPKNVVENAFRHTDKLPEALRKKIRNLIDKSIQILERDYLMCESINDIIQMKMQDEKEEFSCKKLSKQFINYSLEVLKQTHQDMNYQTEFQPGIELQIMFCFHAAHMAIPFFSKAQESFLNKVDLEKTVQKEKERVKQLFTSILKKEGKMMIGCREIARIIIKKVFELEIKNLTEFQTSESLPNMIIEKHIPRKETIHGLVLLDILDYVSEPNLSQKHADQIKLYFQDVIKLFSEKIADVIDRHNVNAIECISAKVSEHIRKIEDSLNQISTGSDDNVLKVVAECPALKDIGIGLADFKCVYIPEDIVEISELIQILTSVLRDSETAILAEEIKEIDAYNVNRVVINNIKDQLFECQAKCPFCLAICDHDCSTSTDLHMCHTHRPQGFGHYKGEKTKVFTTKLCTQYVASERSFRNGDSDEFMKFKDYHKLGEPYSKWRIEAGDGNTLIMWKYITYKLMPNINIFFPKVKPAEVSRWGNITLKEAQNLVRRKFFVEGAKKVDGVYII, encoded by the exons ATGGATTTCGAAAACATCAGCTATATACAACAGCCACTTCAGTTAGTTTCCGAATTGAGAGGTGATCGCTTAGTAACGTTAAGTTGGAAGTCATTCGACGCTGACAAACTTGACTTTAAAATCAGTTATCaggttcaaataaaaaaaaacaatgaaaggcAATGGCATGATAGAAATGAACATAAAGATAAAACACAGAATAAAATCTGTTTTGAAAATCTTGATTATGATACACTTTACAGCTGTAGAGTACGAGCATGCGGTGGTAGCTTTATAAGTAGATGGAGTGAGGAGCTGTTCATTTCCACCAACAAACTTCAGGAACCCAAAGATGTATCCATTAGCTTCACAGATACTGCAGAAACGACATTATATTGGAATGAGGATTCCGAAGTGACGGAAAAGAGACTATATGAATTATCGTATACATTGGGATCAAACAGTACAACTCGTTCCATGAATATTGAAAATGTGTCCAAGGATAAGCACGGCTTTTGCATAGTTAAATTTCAATTGGATTTAGAGAATAAAATGGATTATGAATACAAACTAATGATTTCAACTGAATATGGGGATAGTGAGTGGAGTATGAAAGCCAGTCGTAATAACGAACAG GATGATTTATTTATTGAAGACATTAGCACGTCAATTAAAGATGACGTTACATATGAAGACATCATGTGGACTATATCACATGCAAATACAATCGTTGAAAGTGAAACACACGAAACATTGGCTCCTGATAGAAAAACAGCTGTCTTACGTCTGCTTCAATCGATCATCATGATGGATTACACttcaatcaatcaattaatCAAATGGAAAGACGAAAAGGGTGAACAAACAGGTCATTATCATCCGATGGACCTTATACACACAGTTATTTTGAAATCGTCTGCTGCAAATCGgcaaaaacttttcaaaaaactGGCATTTTGTAAATTAGCCGTACCTGTTTTATCTGTATCCGGCTTTGAGGAAGGTAAAGACGAAGCGCTGTTTTTTGATACATCTTTGCATCACATTCCAGTATCTTGGATTGAAAAGACTGGCCATTTAGTTGAAGGTAACGCCATCAATGCAAACATCACTGTGGTTTCGATGTTAAGGATGGGAGAAATATCACTATCGAAATCAAGCATTGGAAATGATATTCTCGGCTTTAAAAAACATGCTTTAAAAGGGAGTTGTggcttttttaacaaaaacgcCATGTCAAGCATGAGGGTGCGAGTCAAAAGTGAAGGGAACGTAGAAGCATTGTGGTATGAACAGATCGGAAAACCGGCGGATTTTTCTGAATCTTTTACATTATTGAATCTTCGTGGAGATGCGCTGAGTCATGCTGACACTGCATCAGTCATGGTTGCAAATTCAGATGTGGTCATTATGTTTGTTGAGGAGAGTATGTTTACCAAGATAAATTACAGAGGGGTCTTGGAGCAGATAGCTCATCAAGTGAAAAAAACAGAATCTAATCCAAGATTGATCGTGGTCATCACAGAAATTACAAGAGATAGATTTAAATCACAACAACGTTTATTCAGAGATATCTCTTCAAATTTAGGGTGCAAGATTGTGGAACCAGAATCAAAGGAATTATTACCATTCTTGCGGAAAGAAATCCAGGACTATCTTAATACAGAAAGATCACCAAAGCCTCTGATGGATCGCTTCTCTGTTGAAGAAGGTATTGAATTGGAATCAAAACAAATACCATACGCAAGCGAGTCTAACGATACAGCGTCAACTATGTTAAGAGATCTGGTTGCTATTGGTGATAAAACAAACGAAGGGGAAAGGAACGAGGCAAGGAAGGACCTGTTACCCCTACAATCAAAAGTTAAAGCATACGCAGATGCGCAACGAAAAAGCAATAGAAGCCCTGACATAGAAATAAGAAAGCAGAAATCAAATGAAATGATCGCCATAAGGGAAGAACAGTTTAAATTGGTGAATAATGATTTTCCTTTATTCATAAAGAAGTTTGCTACATTCCTCTTGGAACAAGTTGTCGATTCTGCTTGCAGCGCATATGTTAAGAATATTCAGAATTCATTAGATGAATGGTGTAAACAGCGTCTGACTCAGTTGCGTCAACAGTACACAGTGGCAGTGAATGCCTATCAGAAATGTAAAGAAGAGGATgacaaaaagagaaaagaagCAGAGTATGGAAAACTTGAAGAATCGGAAGAAACTAAAGCAGCATCAAAAGAATGCAAGAACTTGATGCATACTATTATTAGCATGTCTGTAGGGATAGAAAATGTCCTTCGTGAGATTGCCCAAATTTATGAAATTATTGCATCACAACCAGATAATGATAATCGAACTGCTCAATTAAAACTTTCTCACTCCAAATTTCCTGAAATGGCAGCGCGCTTTCTGTTGGATGGTATAGCGATAGAAATCATGGATGGTGACGGGCTGTCATCTCCAGTGGATTGGTTGAGCGCTGTTTTAACTAATGCAAATACAATGCTGAAACAGAAATTAAATATTGCAAAAGATCCAAGGATAGCTGTTATTACTGTTTTGGGGACCCAAAGTACTGGAAAGTCCACGCTGTTAAACACTATGTTTGGGATGCAGTTTCCAGTGAGTGCAGGAAGGTGTACTAGAGGAGCATTTATGCAGCTTATTCCAGTGGAGATTAAGGATTGGCCTTATGATGCACTGATAATTATTGATACTGAAGGTCTAGCCGCACCAGAATTTCGAGATAGTGAGACGCATGATAACGAAATCGCTACATTTGTGATTGGAATATCAGATCTGACAATCATTAACGTATTTGGTGAATTACCTACAGGTATTGAAAACTTCCTCCAAATCAGCACTTGTGCCCTAATGAGAATGAATCTAGTGAACTTTCAACCTCATTGCGTGTTTGTGCACCAGCAATGCGATAGTACTGCTTTTGATAAGAATCTAACAAACAGGCAATCCTTTCTGCAGCAAATGGACGAAACTGTAAAATTACAAGCAAAAAGCATGGGACAGGAATCGCGGTTTCAAAGCTTTAAAGATATACTTGATCTCTCACTTGagcaagattttttttattttccatcaTTGTTGGAGGGATCACCTCCAATGAGTCCACCTGACTTTTGGTACAGCCAAGCTGCATGTCGACTACGTGATTACATTCTCAAAGTTTTAGAGCAAAAAGATGACGCGATGACCATTCCAGAATTCTCAACAAAGCTTGGAGAGATTTGGTTCCGTGTTCTTCAAGAAAACTATGTGTTAAGCTTACGGCACAAAGCTGAACTTGAAGTCCGACATGAGATTGAACAAAAACGAAGTGAATGGAAActgcatattttttcaaaaatgaatgcTGAAGTTGAAAAATATCGTAAAATGATGCAAGCTTATGCAAATTCGCATCGTGAGGATAAAGATTTTATTTCAGCCCTTATTGAACGCTACGGTAAATATGTCGACAATATCACAGATTGCGCTCATAAAGAGCTGGAACTCGAAGAAAACCGATTTCATGCTTTTATCAACAGTCGAATAATCCACAAAGTGATATTTAAGGATTGGGAAGAACGCACCATATCCTTTATGAGGGAGTATCTTGAAAGAACGTTGAGAGAAGCGAGGTCTCGCCTACAAAAATGTCATAACTACAACAAAGAAGAGCAAGCGTGGCAAGATGAAATTTCCAAAGCATGTTCATCTCTCTACGAAGAAGCGCGCACTTTGGCGTTGAGTATGCTTTTAACGCGTGAGCAAACACAGAATCATGGAAGCGAATTCTCGCAAGGCGAAATTGATGTGGAATTTAGGGGTTTTTGGGAGCGCATCACTAACAATGTTGTGAAAGAAAGCTCTTTAGATCGATACAAAGTCGAAAATATTAACCGAAAGTTTCTAGGCAGTCTTCTGGATCAATTTGAATATCAGAATGGCTTTAACAGAGTGAACGAAAATTTTGCTGATCTCACTAAACCAATAGATATTAGATGGGTTAAAATGTCACATATTGATTTCAAGAGATGGAAACACCCAAAGAATGTAGTTGAAAACGCTTTCAGGCACACAGATAAATTACCTGAAGCATTGCGTAAAAAAATAAGGAATCTAATAGATAAAAGCATTCAGATATTGGAAAGAGATTACTTGATGTGTGAATCTATTAATGATATTATCCAAATGAAGATGCAAGATGAAAAGGAGGAGTTCTCTTGCAAAAAGTTATCCAAACAATTCATCAATTATTCGTTGGAAGTATTGAAACAAACTCATCAGGATATGAACTATCAAACAGAGTTTCAACCTGGTATTGAGCTACAGATCATGTTTTGCTTTCATGCAGCTCACATGGCAATTCCTTTCTTCTCAAAAGCGCAAGAAAGTTTTCTCAATAAAGTTGATCTTGAGAAAACAGtccagaaagaaaaagaaagagttaAACAGCTCTTCACCTCAATTCTCAAAAAAGAAGGCAAAATGATGATCGGATGCAGAGAGATTGCTCGTATTATCATCAAAAAGGTGTTTGAGCTCGAAATAAAAAACCTCACTGAGTTTCAAACTTCCGAATCGTTACCAAACATGATTATTGAGAAACACATTCCTCGGAAAGAAACCATACATGGTTTAGTTTTGCTTGACATTTTAGATTACGTTTCAGAACCAAACTTATCGCAAAAACACGCTGATCAAATTAAGCTCTATTTTCAGGACGTTATAAAGCTGTTCTCTGAGAAAATTGCCGATGTTATTGATAGACACAATGTTAATGCAATCGAGTGTATCTCAGCCAAAGTGTCAGAGCATATACGAAAAATAGAAGACTCGTTAAACCAAATATCAACAGGAAGTGACGATAACGTTCTTAAAGTTGTCGCTGAATGTCCTGCCTTGAAAGATATTGGAATTGGCCTTGCCGATTTTAAATGCGTTTACATTCCGGAGGATATAGTTGAAATTTCGGAGTTAATTCAAATTCTGACAAGTGTGCTTAGAGATTCTGAAACGGCCATTCTTGCAGAAGAGATAAAAGAAATTGATGCATACAATGTGAACAGAGTTGTAATCAACAATATCAAAGATCAATTGTTTGAATGCCAAGCAAAATGTCCATTTTGTTTAGCTATATGCGACCATGACTGCTCTACTTCAACAGACCTTCACATGTGTCATACTCACCGTCCGCAAGGTTTTGGTCATTACAAGGGAGAAAAAACAAAGGTTTTTACGACAAAACTATGTACCCAGTATGTTGCTTCAGAAAGGAGTTTTCGGAATGGAGATAGTGACGAATTTATGAAGTTTAAAGATTACCACAAACTAGGGGAACCCTACTCGAAATGGAGGATTGAAGCTGGCGATGGAAATACATTGATCATGTGGAAATACATTACCTACAAATTGATGCCAAAtatcaatatattttttcctAAAGTTAAACCAGCTGAAGTCAGTAGATGGGGGAATATCACATTAAAAGAAGCACAAAATCTGGTACGAAGAAAGTTTTTCGTGGAAGGAGCTAAAAAAGTGGACGGTGTTTATATTATTTAG